Proteins from one Pirellulales bacterium genomic window:
- a CDS encoding aspartate aminotransferase family protein, protein MTNLPPAANNELDRDQRHLIHALHSRAAQATAHVWVEGRGAVIVDHTGQEFLDGLAGLWNVVVGHGRRELANAAAEQMTRLAYASAYTGSSNRPAIALGEQLGAWCYPGIQKFFFTCGGAESNESAFKTARYYWKTQGKPGKYKIVSRMWAYHGVTMAAMSATGMPPYWTMFEPRVPGFLHIASPYPYRFAAKAQDPRTPGQQAADLLEELILAEGPDTVAAFIGEPVQGAGGVIPAPDDYWPRIRAICDKYDVLLITDEIITGFGRLGQRFGLMRLGIEPDIVTFAKAITSGYFPLGGIGVNRAIAEAIDNAGEPSKWMHAFTYSGHPVGCAVALANLEIIEREGLIERAGQLGRRLLAGLQTLTTHPHVGDVRGEGLMCAVEIVQDKATKAEFPAAEQMGPRVHAETQKRGLFTRLRGDVYNLAPCFVTTDEQIDRMVSILGESIEAVLGR, encoded by the coding sequence GTGACCAATCTTCCTCCCGCGGCCAACAACGAGTTGGATCGCGACCAGCGACACCTCATCCACGCGCTACATTCGCGCGCCGCGCAGGCCACGGCCCACGTCTGGGTCGAAGGGCGAGGCGCGGTGATCGTCGACCACACGGGCCAGGAATTCCTCGACGGACTGGCCGGCCTGTGGAACGTCGTCGTCGGGCACGGCCGGCGCGAGTTGGCCAACGCGGCGGCCGAGCAGATGACGCGGTTGGCCTACGCCTCGGCCTATACCGGCAGCTCGAACCGCCCGGCCATTGCCTTGGGCGAGCAACTGGGCGCGTGGTGCTACCCGGGCATCCAGAAATTCTTTTTCACCTGTGGCGGTGCCGAATCCAACGAATCGGCCTTCAAGACGGCGCGCTATTACTGGAAAACCCAAGGCAAGCCCGGCAAGTACAAGATCGTCAGCCGCATGTGGGCCTATCACGGCGTGACTATGGCGGCGATGAGCGCCACGGGAATGCCGCCGTACTGGACGATGTTCGAGCCGCGAGTGCCGGGATTCTTGCATATCGCCAGCCCGTACCCCTATCGCTTTGCCGCAAAGGCCCAAGATCCACGCACGCCGGGGCAGCAAGCGGCCGATCTGCTCGAGGAGCTGATCCTGGCCGAAGGCCCCGACACCGTGGCCGCCTTTATCGGCGAGCCGGTGCAAGGCGCCGGCGGCGTGATTCCTGCGCCGGACGACTATTGGCCGCGGATCCGCGCCATCTGCGACAAGTACGACGTGCTCCTGATCACCGATGAGATCATCACCGGCTTCGGCCGGCTCGGTCAGCGGTTCGGGTTGATGCGCCTGGGCATCGAGCCCGATATCGTGACCTTCGCCAAGGCGATCACCAGCGGCTATTTCCCGCTGGGGGGCATCGGCGTGAATCGCGCGATTGCCGAGGCGATCGACAACGCGGGCGAACCGTCGAAGTGGATGCACGCGTTCACCTACTCGGGGCATCCGGTCGGCTGCGCGGTGGCCTTGGCCAATCTGGAAATCATCGAGCGCGAAGGGTTAATCGAGCGCGCCGGACAACTGGGCCGGCGTTTGCTCGCCGGTCTGCAGACCCTCACCACGCATCCGCACGTGGGCGACGTCCGCGGCGAGGGGCTGATGTGCGCGGTGGAAATCGTGCAGGACAAGGCTACGAAGGCCGAATTCCCGGCTGCCGAGCAGATGGGTCCGCGCGTGCATGCTGAAACGCAGAAACGCGGCCTGTTCACGCGCCTCCGCGGCGATGTCTACAACCTGGCTCCCTGTTTCGTCACGACCGACGAACAGATCGATCGCATGGTCTCGATCCTCGGCGAATCGATCGAGGCCGTGCTCGGACGCTAG